The DNA window GCCGTGAAAATCATGGTGGAGGTGCGTCTACATATTGCAGGCCGCATCCACGGATGCGGCCTTTTTGTTGAGTGTCGATCCAAGAAGCGGTGAAGGTTGCCCTGTGTGACAGCTTTTCCCTTTGTTTCGGGTCAGTGATGATAATCTACAGCGCCAATGGAGAATGAAATGGCTCAACCTTTAGCACGGACTTTTGTCAATATGTTCCTCGGCAATGCCCCGGTGTGGTATAAGCTTACCATCCTTGCATGTCTTGTCTGCAACCCGATTATCATGATTACCGTCGGGCCTTTTGTGGCGGGCTGGTTGCTGATTGCAGAATTCATTTTTACCCTGACGATGGCTTTGAAGTGTTATCCGCTTCCGGCTGGTGGGCTTTTGGCTATCGAAGCCGTTGCCATGGGGCTGACTTCAGCAGACGTCGTGTACCATGAAGCCCTCAATAATTTCGAGGTGATTCTGCTGTTGATCTTCATGGTTGCCGGTATTCATTTCATGAAGGATTTCCTGCAATTCACGTTTACTCGAATCCTGGTTCGGGTTCGGTCGAAAAAACTGATTGCATTGTTGTTCTGTCTGGCCGGAGCCTTCCTTTCTGCTTTCCTCGACGCCCTGACGGTGACGGCTGTCATTATTGCCGTGGCCTATGGATTTTATAATGTCTACCACCGTTTTGCTTCGGGCAAAGGCAGTGGCGATTCTCACAATCTGATTTCGGATGAGTTTGTCAAGCAGAAGGACCGCGAAGAGCTGTTGGCATTCCGGGCCTTTCTTCGCAATCTGATGATGCACGGTGCCGTGGGTACAGCGCTTGGCGGTGTCTGTACTCTCGTCGGTGAGCCGCAGAATCTCTTGATTGCCCATGAGATGGGATGGCATTTCATTCCCTTCATCGTCAAGGTGCTGCCGGTGTCCATGCCGGTTCTTGCCGTGGGACTGCTGACCTGTCTTGCCGTGGAACAGTTTAAAGTGTTTGGCTACGGAGCCGAGCTTCCTGGAAATATTCGTTCGTTTTTGTTGGAAACAGCCATTCGTATGGAAAAGGAACAGGGACAGCGTGGCAAGGTCAAATTATGTATCCAGGCCCTGATCGGGGTGTGGCTTATTTTGGCTCTCGCCATGCATCTTGCTGCGGTCGGTCTGGTCGGCCTGTCCGTTATTATTCTGTTGACGTCCATGACTGGCGTTGTGGAAGAAAGCCAGCTTGGACATGCCTTTGAGGAGGCACTGCCTTTTACCGCACTGCTCGTTGTCTTCTTCTCTATTGTTGGTGTCATTCATTCCCAGAATCTGTTTGCGCCCATTATTGGGTATGTCTTGAGCATGAAAGGACAGATGCAGTTGGTGGCCTATTATGCGGCTAACGGTCTTTTGTCCTCCATCTCCGATAACGTGTTTGTGGCGACGGTGTACATCTCGGAGACCAAGCTGCATTTCATCGGTCTGCTTGACGCCCTGCCGGGTATCGGCATGAGCGGTCAGGCTCTCATGGCCAAATTGACCGATTCCAGTCTGGTTCGGGCCGACGTCATTGCCAGCCTGCCTGCCACGGTCGCTCCTCAGGTTCAAGAGATGATGGCTCATTTTGACAAGTTGGCGGTTGCCATCAATACCGGAACAAACATTCCGTCCGTGGCGACTCCCAATGGACAGGCCGCATTCCTGTTCCTGTTGACAAGCGCGCTTGCGCCGGTCATCCGTTTGTCATACGGCCGTATGGTCATCCTTGCGTTGCCATACACCATCACCATGTCCCTGACTGGTTTGGCTGCCGTGTATTATCTGTTGTAAAAAGCATCCCATGATGCGGGACCGCCCCGAATTGTCAGTCAAAGGAGAGAATGATGAAAAGCATTGCACGTCTTGTCGATCATATTATCTCACGGGTGAATGTGAATCTGAAACCCATTGGTCGTGATGTCGAACCCGCTGTTCGGCAGTCGATCAGAACTGACAAGCTGACGCAGTATTATGCGTATTATGCCCTTTCAATTGACCATCCCTGGTACTTTCGTTTTCAGGAAAGCAACTTGGGAGGATCGTATTTTCTCGGAAAGTGCGAGGTTGATCGGTCAGTCGTTCTCAAGAGCGACATTCGCGGGGACGAGCTGAAGCCCAAAGGGGCGGTCGCGTATTTTGGTGGGCTTGGAACGGAGTTATATCAGGATGAGATTATCCAGATCGTCAACAGCTTTCTGGTCAAGACCCTGATTCACAATAATTCTCAAAATCCTGAAATTCCCGAGTATTTTCGTATTCTCAACACCGTGGCCATGCATTATTCAAATATTCATGGGACAACCACGGAAGGGGCGTATCTCGGTGCCTTTGCAACTGCGGATCTGTCTGTCCTGCATAATTGTGTGCTGGGCGATTTCGCGTATGTGCAGGCTGGTGATTTGTCTCGACAGACGATTCAGTCCGGTCGGGTGTGGATTCATCAGCCCGGGGTTTTCGAATTCGACTACATGCACGACCCGGAGATTATTGATCGGTATGTGACCTTTGACAGCAAGGGACAGTTGACCGGTGAATTCTCGGATTTTGTCAGGGAACGTCGGAGTGATTTTTTGCCCATGTATGATTCCCTGGCTTTCGAAAGTCCTGTGCCGGTGCCGGAGAGTGCTTTTTTGAGCCGGTATGCCGTGGTCAAGGGCGAGAGCCATCTGGGAGACAATTGTCTGGTGGCGCAACGGGCGTGTCTGGAGAACGCGACACTCGGTAACGGTTCGAATGCGCAGGAAAATTGTTTTATCGTTGATTCGAAGCTGGAAGCGATGGATGTGATTGCTCATGGCGGCAAGCTCATTCACGTGGAACTTGGAGAAAAGGTTTTTGTCGGATTCAATTCGTTTCTTCATGGTGAAGCTGACAGGAAAATTCTGGTTGGGGCCGGGACAATCGTCATGCCACACACGATTATCGACGCGCTTGAGCCGCTTGATATCCCGAAAAAAATGATTGTCTGGGGATACATTCGGACCCAGGAAGATCTCGCATCCCACAGCATGAGTCTGGATGATTTTTCCAAACAACGGGAATTGCGTCTCGGTGCGCTTGTTTTCAATGGGGACGGGGCTGCTTTTATCAAGGGATTTCAACGTCGTATTGAGCACATCTTGCAGGAAAATGGTGCCTATTATGACGGGAATGATGCAACCCGTGGCCATGCCCAAAAGACTCAAAGCGTTTCATACAACTTATTTCAGCCCTATCTCGCAGGTGAAGAAGAAGCCATGTTTCCGGCAATTGTCGTCGGGAATCGGTAGATTTCGTTTTCGAGAAAAAAAGTGTCTCGCCGTCGGGTGTTTTCGGGCGTTGAGAAAATCAGATGAGGAAACCGTCTGCGGCGAAAGTGTCAGGTGATTTCGCCTCTGGCGGCCAAAGGGCTAGAGTCTTTTGGAAACCCATTGTCACCTTTGATGAGGAACAATTCGGGGAAATGTGGTCTGTGGCGATGTGATGAAATGATATTTCATGTAAAAAAGATCCCATCACTTTGAGGTGATGGGATTTTTTTTATTTGGGGAGATTTCCCTATTCGACGGCGAATCCACCCACTGATTTGGGGGTTCCCTGTGTCGCTGCGGGCTGTTTTTTGGCCGCTTTTTTGGGAGCATGTGTCGGCGTGGCCGATGTTTTCTTGATGATTTCCGTTGCCGTGGCCACCATGCCGCCCATGTTGGCGAGGTCGGCCGGGATAATCATGGTGTTGTTTTCCTTGGCCAGATTGCCGAATTCGTCGATGTATTGTTCGGCGACCTTCAGGTTCATGGCTTCGGCACCGCCCGGGAGGTTGATGACTTCGGCCACCTTTTGCAGTCCCTGGGCCGTGGCGTCCGCGACCAGAAGAATTTCTTGGGCGCGTCCCTGGGCTTCGTTGATGCGTTTCTGCTTTTCACCTTCGGAAATCTGGACCGCTTCTTGTCTCAGACCTTCACTTCGGTTGATGCGGGATTGGCGATCACCTTCGGAGATGGCGATTTCCGCACGTTTTTCCCGTTCCGCCTTCATCTGCTGTTCCATGGCGTTCATGACCGTGCTGGGCGGGGTGATGTCCTTGATCTCGTACCGCATGATCTTGACCCCCCATTCCTGGGCGGCTTCGTCAACGGCCTGGACAACCGAGGCGTTGATGGTCTCGCGTTCCTCAAAGGTCTTGTCCAGATCGATCTTGCCGATGGCGGACCGGAGCGACGTCTGTGCCAGTTGGGAGGCGGCGATATAATAATTTTCAATGCCATAGCAGGACATTTTTGCGTCGATGACCCGGATGTACAGCACGCCGTCAATGGTCACGGACACATTGTCCCGGGTGATGCAGCTCTGGGCCGGAATATCCATGACCTCTTCCTTGAGACTGCGTTTGTACGCGATCTTGTCGATGAAGGGGATCAGGATGTGCAGGCCCGCACCAATACTTTTGGAATATTTGCCGAGTCGTTCTACCACGAATTGGCTTTTTTGCGGAACGATCACCGCTGTCTTGATAAGCAGGGTGACCACGATCACTGCAAAGACAATAACCGTGACAAGCGATGTCAATGTTGCTGGATCCATTTCAATGCTCCTTTGTTACGATAAACGCGTTGGGGTCTTTGGGATTGCGTTGGCTGATGCGGACCATGTCGCCGATAGCCACAGGGACGTCGCACTGAGCCGACCAGAATGAACCCAGGTATTTGATTCGTCCCGGCTGAGGCGGATCAATGGCCTCCACGACTTCGCACAATGCCCCGATGGCAGTGTCGGTCTCTTCTTCCGAAGCGGATTGTCCGGAAAAGGTCGCGGCCATGGTCTTTCGCAGCAGGAGAATCAGGCTCAGGGATGCAATGACGAAAATGAGGACTTGCATTTGGAGAGAAACCCCGAAAAAAGCCGAAATACCGGCAATGATTGCTCCCACACCAAAAAAAATCACGATAAAGGCGGGCATCACGAATTCTGCCACAAGGAAGAAGACGCCAATGCCCAGCCAGATCAGCCAGAGTATGTTTTCCATTGAGTTGAAATAGTCCATGAACCCTCCTGATTGGAACTCGATTCATACCTTTTCGGAACAGGTTTGTCGATGAGAACACGACTGTCCATGATATGAGCATGTGCAGCGGTTTTCTCAGGCTTGCGAAACCGTGCCGGGTGGTATACCGTTTCCCCCTCGAACTTTTAAAAGACACATAAACATACAAATATACTATGAAATTTCGTATTTTTCTCGCAGGGCTACTGCTGTTTCTCGCGGCGATTCCCGCTTTGGCGAACGAACCGGACTATCTGGCCATGATGGCCCATGATTCTGAAATCAAGGCCATTGCCACGATTTCAAAACTTCGCAGGGTGAGCGGAACCCGCAATGGTACCTTTACGCATGTCTCTTTCAAACGGGTGTACGCCCTGACTCCATATACTCCCAAGGTCTTTGTCGGTGCGTGCAAGATACTCAATTATGCCTGGCAGAAACGGTCCGAGGGGATCATCTATCTTAAACCAAAAGTCGGCCAAAAGGTCTATGTCACGGTCTCGTCCGACGGTGGGGCCATTACCAGCTTTACTCTGTTGACCCCTGAGTTGAACTATGCTGTTCGCAAGGACCCAGCCCGGGTGGAATATACGCATGGTAAGGCTGTCCTGCTCCCTTCCTTTGAATAACCTCCACTGATTTTCGGGATGAAATCGAGCCCAATTGATTTTTCTTTCTTGACTTTGACGAATGCTTGGCTATATTGCCAAATGAACAACATGGAGCATTGAGTATGAAACAGGATCTCGTCACCCTCCGCCAATTTGAAGAGCGGGCACATGTCATCAAGGCCATGGCACATCCGTCGCGGCTGATAATGATCGACGAATTGTCCCGTGGGGAACGGTGCGTATGCGATTTGCGTGATCTGGTGGGGGCGGATATTTCGACGGTCTCCAAGCATCTGGCGGTGCTCAAGAAAGTTGGGATCGTGGAAGACGAGAAGCGGGGCAAGAATGTCTATTATCGGCTGAAAGTCCCTTGTGTGCTCAATTTTTTCCAGTGTATTGAATCAGTTTTGGCGGCGAATAAGTAAAAATTTTTTCATTATCATTTGGCGAAAAGGCCAAATGAAGAGGGAGGGAAGCCCATGGCTTTATCTGAAAAAACGCAGTGTGACTGCCAGTCCTGTCCCGAGCCGGGAAACGCTCGGAATGGGGTTATGAAATATATGGTGATCGGGATCGTGGCTTTGGCTGTTTGGTACGGGATATACAGTCAGCTTTCGCGGTTTGCGGACTGGTTTGCGTATTCCCTGCTTGGCCTGGATGCGACAAGTCATTTTGGCACGGCCGTGCAGTTTTTTGTGTATGACACGCCGAAGGTCTTGCTGCTTTTGATCTTGGTGGTTTTTCTTGTCGGTATCTTGCGGTCGTTCGTGACTGTGAATTGGACCCGGAGTTTTCTGGCCGGGAAGCGGGAATCGGTCGGCAATGTGTTGGCCGCGTTGCTCGGGGTGGTCACGCCTTTCTGCTCGTGTTCGGCTGTTCCGCTGTTCATCGGGTTCATGACCGCCGGGATTCCGCTTGGGGTGACATTTTCCTTTCTCATCGCTGCGCCCATGGTCAACGAGATCGCACTGGTCTTGCTGTATGGTCTGCTGGGGTGGGAAGTCGCGGCTTTGTATTTCGTGATGGGTATCACCATTGCCGTGGTGGCCGGATGGGTGCTTGGACGGATGAAACTCGAAGCGCATGTGGAGGATTGGGTCAAGGAAATTCGGGCTGGTGAAGCCGCTTCGGATGTCGCCATGACCTGGCCTGGCCGGTTCGAATATGCGTTGAGTTCGGTCAAGGATATTACCGGACGGGTCTGGAAGTTCGTGGTCCTTGGCATTGCCGCCGGAGCACTCATTCATGGCTATGTGCCGGAAGGTCAGCTCGCCGGGATCATGGGAGACGAGGCGTGGTGGTCCGTGCCCTTGTCCGTCATTCTGGGCATTCCCATGTACACCAATGCCGCCGGGATCATTCCGGTGGTCGAGGCCCTGCTTGGAAAGGGCGCGGCTCTGGGGACTGTGCTGGCCTTCATGATGTCTGTTATCGCCCTGTCGTTCCCTGAGATGGTCATTTTGCGCAAGGTGCTGAAACCCCGGCTTATCGCCATATTCATCGCGGTGGTCGGCAGCGGTATCCTTGCTGTCGGATATCTTTTCAACGCAATCGTGTAATTGAGAACAAAAGGATGGAAAATATGAAGATTCTTGTCATGGGTCCGGGATGTGCCAAGTGTGAGCAGGCGGAAAAGACCGTGCGCGAGGCCGTTGCCGAAGCCGGTGTGGATGCCTCGATCGAAAAGGTCACTGATTTTCAGGAGATCGCCAAGCACGGGATTTTTGCGACGCCTGCCGTGGTGATCGACGGCGAGGTCAAGGTCGTTGGCAAGGCGCCGAGTAAGAAAGATGTCTTGAGCTGGTTGTAAACCCTATGCCTCACTTTGGCCCAACATGAAAATGCCGAACGTGGCAAAGAGGTTGGGCAAAAAGGTGATAACCCGTCCCTTTTCGTCATGGTGGTACGTCGATATGGCGACTTCCTTGACGATGGGGACGTTCATGTTTTTGCAGAAGTGCAGAAAATCCGTGATGGGAATGACCCGGATATTCGGGGTGTTGTACCATTCATAGGGCAACTCTTTGGAAACGGGTGCCCGTCCGGTAAAGAACATCTGGAGCCGGTTCTTGTAATGGGTGAAGTTCGGAAAGGAGACAATGCCGAGTTTGCCGACCCGCAACATGTCCCGTATGCAAATAGCCGGATTTGTCACCTGCATGAGAGCCTGGGAGAGGATGACATAATCAAAGGCGTTGTCCGGGTAGTCTTCGAGTTCTTCATAGATATCGCCGTGAATCACGGACAATCCCTTGGCAATGGCCTGACCGGCCGCGTCCTCGTCGATCTCTATGCCGGTTCCGACAATGTCCTTTTCCCGTGTCAGGTAGCTGAGCAGCGAGCCGGTCCGGCAGCCGAGGTCAAGGACTTTGCTGCCCGGTTCTATCCATGAAGCAATGACTTGAAGGTCAAATCGCATTATGTGTCCTTTTGAATTTCGGAATTCACCCGATTGAGAAAGCCTGACAACAGGCCATTGAGCCGGTCGTTGGGCAACAGAAATGCATCGTGTCCCCACGGTGCTTCGATTTCGCAGAAGCTCACATCCAATCCGTTCTTTTTCATGGCCTTGACCATGTTTTTTGATTGATACGTCGGATACAGCCAATCCGAGGTAAAGGAGATGACGAGATATCGACAGGATGCGCGGGAAAATGCCGCGACGAGCGAACCGTCGCCGTATTGGTTTTCCAGATTGAAATAGTCGGCGGCCTTGGTCAGGTACAAAAATGAGTTGGCATCGAATCGATCCACGAATTTGTTGCCTTGATATCGCAGGTAACTTTCGACCTGAAAATCCGCTTCGAAATCGAAGGAAAGTTCCACCCTGTCCTGAAGGCGTCGATCAAATTTTTGGCGCATGGACTCATCAGACAGATACGTGATGTGCCCGACCATGCGGGCCACGGCCAATCCGTGTTCGGGACGGCCCGTTTCATAGTAGTTACCCTGATTCCATGTGGGATCGGCCATGATGGCCTGCCGGGCGACTTCATTGAAGGCGATGGCCTGGGCCGAGTGTTTGGTGGTGGTGGCGAGTGGCAGGGCGGCCCGTACCCGATCGGGATACCGCACGGACCATTCCAGAACCTGCATTCCGCCCACGGAACCACCGACCACGGCCAACAGGGTGTCAATGCCCAGATGGTCGATCAATCCCCGTTGGCAACGGACCATGTCGCCGATAGTCGCGACTGGAAAACTTGTGCCATACGGCTGGCCGGTGTCCGGATTGATGGTCATGGGACCGGTTGATCCCATGCAACTACCGATGGTGTTCGAGCAGATGATGAAATATTTGTTCGTATCAAGCGGCTTGCCCGGCCCGACCATCAGGTCCCACCAGCCGGGTTTCGGGTCTTCCTCGGCATAATATCCGGCCATGTGTGAGTCGCCGGTCAGGGCGTGGCACACGAGGATGGCGTTGGATTTGTCTTCGTTCAATGTCCCGCAGGTCTCATAGGCCAGCGAAACCGAAGGCAGGGTTCGACCCGAATCGAATGTCAGCCCCGCCCCGTTTTCATCAAAGATGAAGGTCTTCTTGACGACCAGTCCCACGGAAGGCCCGTGGGCATTGTGCTCAATGTATTCGCTCATGCCCGAGAAAATACGGGAGAGCGGTCTGGCGGTCAATGGTGGGCATGCATTTTATGCGAAAATATCAACGATCGTTCCAATGAACAAGGCCACGGCCACAACACCGTTCATGGTGAAAAAGGCGACGTTGACGCGTCGCATATCATCCGGTTTGACGAGCAGGTGTTCGCCCATCAGGATGACGCCAATGGCGACGGCAGTGATGAAATAGATGGTCCCCAGTCCGGCAGCCCATCCCGCGAGCAGGAAAAAGGCGGCGGCAATGGCGTGGCTCAGGGTGGAGATGCCGAGTGCGGCAGGGATGCCGAGTCTGGCTGGAATGGAATAGAGTCCGCGTTCCTTGTCGAATTTTGCATCCTGACTGGCGTAGAGCAGGTCGAAACCGGCGGTCCACAGTGTCACGCCGAAAAAGAGCAGGATGGCCGGCAGGGTGACGGTCGGGTCCACACTGAGCCATCCGGCGACCGGAGCCAGTCCGAGGACGGAACCGAGAGCGAAGTGACACCAATGGGTGAACCGTTTGCAGAAGCTGTATGAGGACGACATGATCAATGCCAGCGGCGAGAGTTTCAGGCAGAGCGGGTTCATGAGCGCACACGCGATAATAAAAACGACGGCGGCGGTGAGGATGAACATCAGGGTGAAGCTGGTGGACAGTTCGCCGGTGACCAGTTCCCGTTTTTGGGTGCGTGGATTTTCGCGGTCAATGTCGAGGTCCGCGTACCGATTGAAGGCCATGGCAAACGAGCGGATAGCGACCATGGCCACGGTCAGGACGAGCAGATTATATGTTCCGGGCCAGCCGTCAGCGGCCAGAAACGCGCCCATGTACGCGAAGGGCAGGGCAAAGATCGAGTGTTCGATTTTAATCATCCGGCACACCGTGCCAAAATTCTTCCATATTTTCATGTCATACCTCCGGCTTTCAGGTAAAAAGGGCGAACACCTCGTGAAAGCGACCCTTTTGCCTGTGTGGCCTGTCTTGAATGTTCCCCTGAAGTCAGTGGACCGCGTGTTCTGCGGCGGGGAATCAATATTTGTTGATCAGCGTTGCCCCGGTAATCAGGAGCAGAACACCGACGATTCTTTGCCAGGAAATCATGTGGACGTTGAAGCTGATGAGTCCGTAATGATCAAGCAGTATTGCGGCCAGAAATTGTCCGGCCAAAAGCCAGGCCATCATGGTCGCGGCCCCGAGCTGTCCGGCCAGCACGATGATTGCGAAGACGAAAAATCCACCAAAGAGGCCACCTGTCCATGCCCATGCCGGGGCGGACACGATCATGCCCGGTGTCGGGATGGGTGCTTTGGATATGAGCCCATAAGCGAACAGGCCCAGCGTGCCCACGGCGAACGAAACCGCCGCTGCCCAGATGGGGTCTCCCAACGATTCCTTGAGACGCAAATTGACGCCAGCCTGGACCGGCATCAATGCACCGGCCACGAGTGCGAACACGACGAACATCCATTTCATGATGGCTCCAATGTGGTTTGTCTGCGGGAAGTTTATCGTTGTTTCGGTCAATCGTCTATGGCTTTGGGAACGGAATTGCGCAAAATCGTGTGAGATCTGTCACCCAAGCGGCACCCATTCCTTGTTTGAAATCCATACAAAAGGATCGAATCAATCCAAACAGGGAGGATCGGTATGACCGGCACACAGAAACGGGAAATACGAAAATACTTGATACATGGGTTGGAAATGGTGGTCGGGGCGGACATGGAGCACGGTCTGACTGTCGAGAATTGTCCGGACGATATGGATTTCGCTTCCCAATTGGCCCGACACGGCATGAGCGTGACCATGCAGCGGCGGCGGGTGGCCAGGATTCGTGAGATGGAAGCCGCCCTGCGCCGTCTGAGCGAAACCGACTATGGAATGTGCGAGGAATGCGGCGATCCCATTGGCATGGCCCGGCTCATGGCCCACCCCTCGGCCCGATTGTGTGTGACGTGTCAGGCCAATGCCGAGAACGGGTTGTCACGGTGCGCCTGATGGGGTGTTAATTTTGACCAATTTGAAATCACCTTTGGTGACGAGCCCGAGTCCTGAAACCACGGTCCATGTTTGGGGAAGAATTCCCGGAATTGGAGAGGGCAGTCGACTTTGAACAGTGAGAACGGTGCGTTCGTGTCCAAAAAGCAACGCGGTTTTTTCTTCAACAATACGACACAGAGCCAAAGGGGAGGTGATTGATATATCTCCAAGGCAGAAGACCGGAACAGTCCATTCATCTGTCGAAAAATCCACCAGAACAACCACTCCCTTTTGGGTTTTCATCAGGAGCTGGCTGCCACGAGCCAGAAGCGTATATTGACTGCTGAACGATTGAAGGTTCTTGGCGTGAGGATGTGTCTTTTCTGTCAATGTATTGGGACCGAAAGTAAGCTTTTCCATAACCGTCAGCATTGCTGGATTTGGTCCCTTTTGGGACCAGACGGTGAGCGTCATGCCGTTTGGATTCCGAAAAAGGAGCGTGATTCCTGGTTTGGGGCCAAGAAAACAGCACAGATCATGCTCTGCACTTGAAGTACAAGGTGCGATCAGAAGGGCCAACAGGCAGACAAGAAAAGAGACAAGAAAGGGACAGGTTCTTGTCTCGCAATGGCGGATGACTTTGGCAAAAGACCGCACAGAAGATAACGGTGAGGCTGGCCTGGCTTTCACGTCTCATCCCTCTTTCAAATCCGGGTGCCGGTCATAAAAGCCCGTGAGGGGTTCCAGTGGAACAGTGCATCGGGGACAGCGTTTGTCCGGCACCTCGGCAGCGGGATAGGCTGTCTCGCATTCGGGACAGATATACACTGCGACATACTCTCGCTGGCCTTTGCGAAAGGCCATGATGGTCATGAATATGCCGACGGCGGCACAGAACAATCCCATTTCAAGATGATATTCTCCCCACTCCCAGCAAAGGTCAGTGAGTTTCCAGCAATATCCCCAATCCAATATCATTGTGATTGCTAAGCCCAGACTCACAATTGCTCCACAGAGCATGTGGATATCTACTTTTCTATTTTTGTGTTTCCCTCTTTTTTTTGTTGAAGGAGTCATATGCTTTTTCCCCTATTTTATATATTGTCGTAATCCCTTGTCCTTCTGCCGTTTCAGCAGGAAGACTTTTATTAAAGAGGTCGTTTCCAATACGTCCGATCTTGTCAATTTTGTCAGGGTTGGTTTTGACCAAATCCGTTCCGGACCGGACAATGTCTTTCCCCTTTCCTGTTACGGCCTTTGCCAGATTCTTCCCCTGTCGAATCAGTGTGGGGGCGGCTGCGATGACTTTTGGACCAGCTGCGGCAGCTCCGGCTC is part of the Pseudodesulfovibrio sp. JC047 genome and encodes:
- the nhaB gene encoding sodium/proton antiporter NhaB codes for the protein MAQPLARTFVNMFLGNAPVWYKLTILACLVCNPIIMITVGPFVAGWLLIAEFIFTLTMALKCYPLPAGGLLAIEAVAMGLTSADVVYHEALNNFEVILLLIFMVAGIHFMKDFLQFTFTRILVRVRSKKLIALLFCLAGAFLSAFLDALTVTAVIIAVAYGFYNVYHRFASGKGSGDSHNLISDEFVKQKDREELLAFRAFLRNLMMHGAVGTALGGVCTLVGEPQNLLIAHEMGWHFIPFIVKVLPVSMPVLAVGLLTCLAVEQFKVFGYGAELPGNIRSFLLETAIRMEKEQGQRGKVKLCIQALIGVWLILALAMHLAAVGLVGLSVIILLTSMTGVVEESQLGHAFEEALPFTALLVVFFSIVGVIHSQNLFAPIIGYVLSMKGQMQLVAYYAANGLLSSISDNVFVATVYISETKLHFIGLLDALPGIGMSGQALMAKLTDSSLVRADVIASLPATVAPQVQEMMAHFDKLAVAINTGTNIPSVATPNGQAAFLFLLTSALAPVIRLSYGRMVILALPYTITMSLTGLAAVYYLL
- a CDS encoding metalloregulator ArsR/SmtB family transcription factor; the encoded protein is MKQDLVTLRQFEERAHVIKAMAHPSRLIMIDELSRGERCVCDLRDLVGADISTVSKHLAVLKKVGIVEDEKRGKNVYYRLKVPCVLNFFQCIESVLAANK
- a CDS encoding thioredoxin family protein, which encodes MKILVMGPGCAKCEQAEKTVREAVAEAGVDASIEKVTDFQEIAKHGIFATPAVVIDGEVKVVGKAPSKKDVLSWL
- the metW gene encoding methionine biosynthesis protein MetW yields the protein MRFDLQVIASWIEPGSKVLDLGCRTGSLLSYLTREKDIVGTGIEIDEDAAGQAIAKGLSVIHGDIYEELEDYPDNAFDYVILSQALMQVTNPAICIRDMLRVGKLGIVSFPNFTHYKNRLQMFFTGRAPVSKELPYEWYNTPNIRVIPITDFLHFCKNMNVPIVKEVAISTYHHDEKGRVITFLPNLFATFGIFMLGQSEA
- a CDS encoding homoserine O-acetyltransferase — encoded protein: MSEYIEHNAHGPSVGLVVKKTFIFDENGAGLTFDSGRTLPSVSLAYETCGTLNEDKSNAILVCHALTGDSHMAGYYAEEDPKPGWWDLMVGPGKPLDTNKYFIICSNTIGSCMGSTGPMTINPDTGQPYGTSFPVATIGDMVRCQRGLIDHLGIDTLLAVVGGSVGGMQVLEWSVRYPDRVRAALPLATTTKHSAQAIAFNEVARQAIMADPTWNQGNYYETGRPEHGLAVARMVGHITYLSDESMRQKFDRRLQDRVELSFDFEADFQVESYLRYQGNKFVDRFDANSFLYLTKAADYFNLENQYGDGSLVAAFSRASCRYLVISFTSDWLYPTYQSKNMVKAMKKNGLDVSFCEIEAPWGHDAFLLPNDRLNGLLSGFLNRVNSEIQKDT
- a CDS encoding 4-hydroxybenzoate octaprenyltransferase, translated to MKIWKNFGTVCRMIKIEHSIFALPFAYMGAFLAADGWPGTYNLLVLTVAMVAIRSFAMAFNRYADLDIDRENPRTQKRELVTGELSTSFTLMFILTAAVVFIIACALMNPLCLKLSPLALIMSSSYSFCKRFTHWCHFALGSVLGLAPVAGWLSVDPTVTLPAILLFFGVTLWTAGFDLLYASQDAKFDKERGLYSIPARLGIPAALGISTLSHAIAAAFFLLAGWAAGLGTIYFITAVAIGVILMGEHLLVKPDDMRRVNVAFFTMNGVVAVALFIGTIVDIFA
- a CDS encoding transferase; amino-acid sequence: MKSIARLVDHIISRVNVNLKPIGRDVEPAVRQSIRTDKLTQYYAYYALSIDHPWYFRFQESNLGGSYFLGKCEVDRSVVLKSDIRGDELKPKGAVAYFGGLGTELYQDEIIQIVNSFLVKTLIHNNSQNPEIPEYFRILNTVAMHYSNIHGTTTEGAYLGAFATADLSVLHNCVLGDFAYVQAGDLSRQTIQSGRVWIHQPGVFEFDYMHDPEIIDRYVTFDSKGQLTGEFSDFVRERRSDFLPMYDSLAFESPVPVPESAFLSRYAVVKGESHLGDNCLVAQRACLENATLGNGSNAQENCFIVDSKLEAMDVIAHGGKLIHVELGEKVFVGFNSFLHGEADRKILVGAGTIVMPHTIIDALEPLDIPKKMIVWGYIRTQEDLASHSMSLDDFSKQRELRLGALVFNGDGAAFIKGFQRRIEHILQENGAYYDGNDATRGHAQKTQSVSYNLFQPYLAGEEEAMFPAIVVGNR
- a CDS encoding NfeD family protein — its product is MDYFNSMENILWLIWLGIGVFFLVAEFVMPAFIVIFFGVGAIIAGISAFFGVSLQMQVLIFVIASLSLILLLRKTMAATFSGQSASEEETDTAIGALCEVVEAIDPPQPGRIKYLGSFWSAQCDVPVAIGDMVRISQRNPKDPNAFIVTKEH
- a CDS encoding permease, whose product is MALSEKTQCDCQSCPEPGNARNGVMKYMVIGIVALAVWYGIYSQLSRFADWFAYSLLGLDATSHFGTAVQFFVYDTPKVLLLLILVVFLVGILRSFVTVNWTRSFLAGKRESVGNVLAALLGVVTPFCSCSAVPLFIGFMTAGIPLGVTFSFLIAAPMVNEIALVLLYGLLGWEVAALYFVMGITIAVVAGWVLGRMKLEAHVEDWVKEIRAGEAASDVAMTWPGRFEYALSSVKDITGRVWKFVVLGIAAGALIHGYVPEGQLAGIMGDEAWWSVPLSVILGIPMYTNAAGIIPVVEALLGKGAALGTVLAFMMSVIALSFPEMVILRKVLKPRLIAIFIAVVGSGILAVGYLFNAIV
- a CDS encoding stomatin-like protein, coding for MDPATLTSLVTVIVFAVIVVTLLIKTAVIVPQKSQFVVERLGKYSKSIGAGLHILIPFIDKIAYKRSLKEEVMDIPAQSCITRDNVSVTIDGVLYIRVIDAKMSCYGIENYYIAASQLAQTSLRSAIGKIDLDKTFEERETINASVVQAVDEAAQEWGVKIMRYEIKDITPPSTVMNAMEQQMKAEREKRAEIAISEGDRQSRINRSEGLRQEAVQISEGEKQKRINEAQGRAQEILLVADATAQGLQKVAEVINLPGGAEAMNLKVAEQYIDEFGNLAKENNTMIIPADLANMGGMVATATEIIKKTSATPTHAPKKAAKKQPAATQGTPKSVGGFAVE